One stretch of Streptomyces sp. A2-16 DNA includes these proteins:
- a CDS encoding CPBP family intramembrane glutamic endopeptidase — protein MSTPSAAQHEEGSTPDKNGGGRSGRLGRIVRTPLGWMLTGMVGVGLLSGLTATGPGPVPVLGAAAAVAVYWVVMRRIAKRSTPEIARQRAGREALHGSAVGLGFVLVSVLLITVFGGYSFSWAGNGFFSVVWSAAMMQAGAAVAEELMFRGLALQALEQLWGSRAAIVITALFFGVAHLGAPGAGMWSALAIALEAGVMLGVAFLWRRSIWFVAGLHFAWNTAEQLLGIPVSGHTPTGLFTVDTHGSSLLNGGTFGLEASIVPVLVGLLLTVRMFVLAGRSGGVRPRRPVRH, from the coding sequence ATGAGCACGCCGTCCGCCGCGCAGCACGAGGAAGGGTCCACCCCGGACAAGAACGGTGGCGGCAGGAGTGGACGTCTCGGCCGGATCGTCCGCACTCCGCTCGGCTGGATGCTGACGGGCATGGTGGGTGTCGGCCTGCTCTCGGGGCTGACCGCGACCGGCCCTGGGCCGGTGCCGGTGCTGGGGGCGGCCGCCGCTGTCGCCGTGTACTGGGTGGTGATGCGCCGCATCGCGAAACGCTCCACACCGGAGATCGCCCGGCAGAGGGCCGGCCGGGAGGCGCTGCACGGCAGTGCGGTCGGCCTGGGCTTCGTCCTGGTCTCCGTCCTCCTGATCACGGTGTTCGGGGGCTACTCGTTCTCCTGGGCGGGCAACGGCTTCTTCTCCGTCGTCTGGTCCGCGGCGATGATGCAGGCCGGCGCCGCGGTCGCCGAGGAGCTGATGTTCCGCGGTCTCGCCCTCCAGGCTCTGGAACAGCTCTGGGGCAGCCGGGCTGCCATCGTGATCACCGCACTGTTCTTCGGAGTCGCGCATCTGGGCGCTCCAGGAGCCGGCATGTGGAGCGCGCTCGCCATCGCACTGGAAGCCGGTGTGATGCTCGGCGTCGCGTTCCTGTGGCGCCGTAGCATCTGGTTCGTCGCGGGTCTGCACTTCGCCTGGAACACCGCCGAGCAGCTGCTCGGTATCCCGGTCTCCGGACACACTCCCACGGGCCTGTTCACGGTGGACACCCACGGCTCTTCCCTGCTCAACGGCGGCACTTTCGGTCTGGAGGCGTCGATCGTGCCCGTTCTCGTCGGACTGCTGCTCACCGTCCGGATGTTCGTCCTCGCCGGCCGGAGCGGCGGTGTGCGGCCCCGGCGTCCCGTCCGGCACTGA
- a CDS encoding GH1 family beta-glucosidase: MSTATRHVAPAPENTTGRTFPQGFTWGTATAAYQIEGAASADGRTPSIWDTYSHTPGRVRNGDTGDVATDHYHRWREDVEIMADLGVSAYRFSLSWPRIQPTGRGPAVEKGLDFYRALTDALLEKGIEPVVTLYHWDLPQELEDAGGWPERATSDRFADYAALAAHALGDRVKTWITLNEPWCSAFLGYGSGVHAPGRTEPVAALRAAHHLNLAHGKAVQALRAELPARAQASITLNVHHVRALTETAEDLDAARRIDALANRVFTGPLLEGQYPQDLLQDTASLTDWSFVRAGDTATIHQPLDFLGVNYYTPTLVSAARGEASHGSDGHGMSEHSPWPGADAVAFHRPPGSTTAMGWAVDPSGLYDLLMRLDADFPAMPLVITENGAAFDDYVNPEGEVADPERIAYLHGHLSAVHRAILAGVDVRGYFLWSLLDNFEWGYGYSKRFGAVYVDYPTGKRIPKSSARWYADVARTGSLPQSGGNG; this comes from the coding sequence GTGAGCACCGCAACCCGACACGTCGCGCCCGCCCCGGAGAACACCACCGGCCGCACTTTTCCACAGGGATTCACCTGGGGCACTGCGACCGCCGCGTACCAGATCGAGGGCGCCGCCTCCGCGGACGGACGCACTCCTTCGATCTGGGACACCTACTCGCACACGCCCGGCAGGGTGCGCAACGGTGACACCGGTGACGTCGCCACCGACCACTACCACCGCTGGCGCGAGGACGTCGAGATCATGGCCGACCTCGGAGTGAGCGCCTACCGGTTCTCCCTGTCGTGGCCGCGCATACAGCCGACCGGCCGCGGCCCGGCCGTCGAAAAGGGACTCGACTTCTATCGCGCCCTGACCGACGCGCTGCTGGAAAAGGGCATCGAACCGGTCGTCACGCTCTACCACTGGGACCTGCCTCAGGAGTTGGAGGACGCCGGCGGCTGGCCGGAACGCGCCACCTCCGACCGGTTCGCCGACTACGCGGCCCTGGCAGCACATGCACTGGGAGACCGGGTGAAGACCTGGATCACCCTCAACGAGCCCTGGTGCAGCGCCTTCCTCGGCTACGGCTCAGGTGTCCATGCGCCCGGGCGTACCGAGCCGGTCGCAGCCCTGCGCGCGGCGCACCATCTCAACCTCGCCCACGGCAAGGCCGTCCAGGCTCTGCGCGCCGAACTGCCCGCCCGCGCCCAGGCGTCCATCACGCTCAATGTTCATCACGTCCGCGCGCTGACCGAGACAGCCGAGGATCTGGACGCGGCCCGGCGGATCGACGCACTGGCCAACCGCGTCTTCACCGGCCCGCTGCTGGAGGGCCAATACCCCCAGGACCTCCTCCAGGACACGGCGAGCCTGACCGACTGGTCCTTCGTACGGGCGGGCGACACCGCCACCATCCACCAGCCGCTGGACTTCCTGGGCGTCAACTACTACACACCCACACTTGTCTCCGCCGCCCGGGGCGAGGCAAGCCACGGATCCGACGGCCACGGGATGAGCGAGCACAGCCCCTGGCCGGGCGCCGATGCCGTCGCCTTCCACCGGCCGCCGGGCAGCACCACCGCCATGGGATGGGCGGTCGACCCCAGCGGTCTGTACGACCTGCTCATGCGACTCGACGCGGACTTCCCCGCGATGCCTCTGGTGATCACCGAGAACGGGGCCGCGTTCGACGACTACGTGAACCCGGAGGGCGAGGTGGCCGACCCTGAACGCATCGCCTACCTCCACGGCCACCTGTCAGCGGTGCACCGGGCGATCCTGGCCGGCGTCGACGTCCGGGGCTACTTCCTGTGGTCCCTGCTGGACAACTTCGAGTGGGGTTACGGCTACAGCAAGCGCTTCGGTGCCGTCTACGTCGACTACCCGACCGGCAAGCGCATCCCCAAGTCCAGCGCACGGTGGTACGCCGACGTGGCCCGCACCGGCAGTCTGCCGCAGAGCGGCGGCAACGGATGA
- a CDS encoding carbohydrate ABC transporter permease has protein sequence MTTDSIPVQATDTRPGTTRKTSKATPSGERRRRLFRHPGAGRQHHAGPVAYILLGLAALVSLFPLYWTMVAASTDNTRVTQTPPPFLPGPHLLENLGKAWEDAALGKAMLNSLIVAGVIALSTVLFATLAGFAFAKLRFKGRNILLMLVIGTMMVPPQLGVVPLFMMMTELGWGQKLPAVIFPTLVSAVGVFFMRQYLAEALPDELVEAGRVDGAHSLRIFWSIVLPIARPPMAVLFMITFVHAWNDFFWPFIVLDMTNPTVPVALTQLSAGYVRDQSLIMAGALLGTLPLLALFVVFGRQIVGGIMQGAVKG, from the coding sequence ATGACCACAGACAGCATCCCGGTCCAGGCGACGGACACACGCCCCGGGACCACGCGGAAGACCAGCAAGGCCACCCCGTCCGGTGAACGGCGCCGCCGACTGTTCCGGCACCCGGGTGCCGGACGTCAGCACCACGCGGGTCCCGTCGCCTACATCCTGCTGGGGCTCGCGGCGCTGGTCTCACTGTTCCCGCTGTACTGGACGATGGTGGCGGCGTCGACCGACAACACGCGCGTCACCCAGACGCCTCCGCCCTTCCTTCCGGGGCCCCATCTCCTGGAGAACCTCGGCAAGGCCTGGGAGGACGCCGCGCTGGGCAAGGCCATGCTCAACAGCCTGATCGTGGCCGGTGTGATCGCCCTGTCCACGGTGCTGTTCGCCACCCTGGCCGGCTTCGCGTTCGCCAAGCTCCGCTTCAAGGGCCGCAACATCCTGCTGATGCTCGTGATCGGCACGATGATGGTGCCGCCGCAACTGGGCGTCGTGCCCCTGTTCATGATGATGACGGAACTGGGCTGGGGCCAGAAACTGCCCGCCGTCATCTTCCCCACCCTCGTCAGTGCCGTCGGCGTGTTCTTCATGCGGCAGTACCTGGCCGAAGCGCTGCCCGACGAACTCGTCGAGGCAGGCCGGGTGGACGGTGCGCACTCCCTGCGCATCTTCTGGAGCATCGTGCTGCCGATCGCCCGGCCTCCCATGGCCGTGCTGTTCATGATCACGTTCGTGCACGCCTGGAACGACTTCTTCTGGCCCTTCATCGTGCTCGACATGACCAATCCGACGGTACCCGTCGCCCTCACCCAGCTCAGCGCGGGATACGTGCGCGACCAGTCGCTGATCATGGCGGGCGCACTGCTCGGCACGCTGCCTCTGCTCGCCCTCTTCGTCGTCTTCGGCCGTCAGATCGTGGGCGGAATCATGCAGGGGGCCGTCAAGGGGTGA
- a CDS encoding sugar ABC transporter permease: MGEERQRRRTLLHRLDVRGAPYAFVAPFFIVFAAFSFYPLIYTSWISLHRVELSTLNLMEWVGFDNYTALWDDDRFWNALLNTFTIGVLSTVPQLLMALGLAHLLNYQLRGSTFFRVAALTPYATSVGAAALVFTMLFERDFGMINWVLSLVGVDNIDWENNKWAAQTAISSIVIWRWTGYNALLYLAAMQAIPRDRYEAAAIDGASRWQQFLKVTVPGIRSTIVFTIVLSTIGATQLFGEPLIFGQGPNGITGGADNQYQTLGLLLYEEGWKNYQMGRAATVAWAMFLLLILVFVVQRIVKRVLTRRT, translated from the coding sequence ATCGGCGAGGAGCGTCAGCGGCGCCGTACGCTGCTGCACCGCCTCGACGTCCGGGGTGCGCCGTACGCCTTCGTCGCCCCGTTCTTCATCGTGTTCGCCGCCTTCAGCTTCTACCCGCTCATCTACACCTCGTGGATCTCGCTGCACCGCGTCGAACTGTCGACCCTGAACCTCATGGAATGGGTCGGCTTCGACAACTACACGGCGCTGTGGGACGACGACCGGTTCTGGAACGCGCTGCTCAACACCTTCACCATCGGCGTGCTGTCGACCGTGCCCCAACTGCTGATGGCGCTCGGACTGGCGCACCTGCTCAACTACCAGCTGCGCGGCTCGACGTTCTTCCGCGTCGCCGCCCTGACGCCGTACGCCACGTCGGTCGGTGCCGCGGCCCTCGTGTTCACGATGCTCTTCGAACGCGACTTCGGCATGATCAACTGGGTGTTGAGTCTTGTCGGTGTCGACAACATCGACTGGGAGAACAACAAGTGGGCCGCGCAGACGGCCATTTCCTCCATCGTGATCTGGCGCTGGACCGGCTACAACGCGCTGCTCTATCTCGCGGCGATGCAGGCGATCCCGCGCGACCGGTACGAGGCCGCGGCCATCGACGGCGCCTCGCGGTGGCAACAGTTCCTGAAGGTCACCGTTCCCGGAATCCGTTCCACCATCGTGTTCACCATCGTCCTGTCCACGATCGGCGCCACACAGCTCTTCGGTGAGCCCCTGATCTTCGGCCAGGGCCCGAACGGCATCACGGGGGGAGCCGACAACCAGTACCAGACGCTGGGTCTGCTGCTGTACGAGGAGGGCTGGAAGAACTACCAGATGGGCCGGGCCGCCACGGTCGCCTGGGCGATGTTCCTGCTGCTCATTCTCGTGTTCGTCGTCCAACGAATCGTCAAGCGTGTCCTCACGCGCAGGACCTGA
- a CDS encoding extracellular solute-binding protein — MDKFRSKLRTRVVAAVSVASALGLVVGCGGSDGGTGGGKKDGKVTITMGLFGVMGFKETGLLDKYMKEHPNVVIKADVAGDEQTYYTALQTHLAAGSGLKDIQGIEIGRAKELSDTQKDKFVDLAGVAGTDHFLPWKQSQVTAADKKVIGLGTDIGPMAVCYRKDLFEQAGLPTDRDEVAKLWEGDWSKYVEAGKRFKQDSKDDKVAFMDSSSGLFNAMIYGNSQQFYDKQGKLIYATNPVVKDAWKLASEAATSDLTAKLRQFQPGWDPGLANSTFASTVCPAWMLAHISEKAGPKNKGKWDVAKAPKGANWGGSFLGVMEKSPVKKEAQDLVAWLTAPEQQAYLFEKIGNFPSSQTALEMPEVVNAKSDYFSGAPIGKIFGAAAQEIPDEQVLGRKDGTIKDIFSQGLTLIEAQNKSPNAAWKTTDERIEKAAG; from the coding sequence ATGGACAAGTTCCGAAGCAAGTTGCGTACGAGGGTCGTGGCCGCCGTATCGGTCGCGTCGGCTCTCGGCCTGGTCGTGGGCTGCGGGGGCAGCGACGGCGGGACCGGTGGGGGCAAGAAGGACGGCAAGGTCACCATCACCATGGGGCTCTTCGGCGTCATGGGCTTCAAGGAGACCGGTCTGCTCGACAAGTACATGAAGGAACACCCGAACGTCGTCATCAAGGCGGACGTCGCGGGCGACGAACAGACCTACTACACCGCCCTGCAGACCCACTTGGCCGCAGGCAGCGGACTCAAGGACATCCAGGGCATAGAAATTGGTCGGGCCAAGGAACTGTCCGACACCCAGAAGGACAAGTTCGTCGATCTGGCCGGCGTGGCCGGGACGGATCACTTCCTTCCGTGGAAGCAGAGCCAGGTCACCGCCGCCGACAAGAAGGTCATCGGCCTCGGCACCGACATCGGCCCGATGGCGGTCTGCTACCGCAAGGACCTCTTCGAGCAGGCCGGCCTGCCCACCGACCGCGACGAGGTCGCCAAGCTGTGGGAGGGCGACTGGTCGAAGTACGTCGAGGCGGGCAAGCGGTTCAAGCAGGACTCGAAGGACGACAAGGTCGCCTTCATGGACAGCTCCAGCGGCCTGTTCAACGCCATGATCTACGGCAACTCCCAGCAGTTCTACGACAAGCAGGGCAAGCTGATCTACGCCACCAACCCTGTCGTGAAGGACGCGTGGAAGCTGGCCTCCGAAGCGGCCACCTCCGATCTGACCGCCAAACTCCGCCAGTTCCAGCCCGGTTGGGACCCCGGACTGGCCAACAGCACCTTCGCCAGCACCGTCTGCCCGGCGTGGATGCTCGCGCACATCAGCGAGAAGGCGGGACCGAAGAACAAGGGCAAGTGGGACGTCGCCAAGGCACCCAAGGGCGCCAACTGGGGCGGATCCTTCCTCGGCGTGATGGAGAAGAGCCCCGTCAAGAAGGAGGCGCAGGACCTCGTCGCCTGGCTCACCGCCCCCGAGCAGCAGGCCTACCTCTTCGAGAAGATCGGCAACTTCCCCTCTTCGCAGACCGCGTTGGAGATGCCCGAAGTCGTCAATGCCAAGTCGGACTACTTCAGTGGTGCGCCCATCGGGAAGATCTTCGGCGCCGCGGCCCAGGAGATCCCCGACGAGCAGGTGCTCGGCCGCAAGGACGGCACCATCAAGGACATCTTCTCGCAGGGTCTGACCTTGATCGAGGCGCAGAACAAGAGCCCGAACGCGGCATGGAAGACCACTGACGAGCGCATCGAGAAGGCCGCCGGCTGA
- a CDS encoding LacI family DNA-binding transcriptional regulator, with the protein MGERQRPTIITVAARAGVGRTTVSRVINGSELVSEKARAAVLAAIAELNYVPNSVARGLKTSRTNSVALVIPESESRLGSEPYFSAVIRGVSTALAETRTQLQLVLVRDQAERDQLTESVAERRVDGVLLVSVHEHDPLPGLLEDMGLPTVLAGRRSSDESLSHVHSDNAGGAAAAVNHLLARGRRTVATISGPLDMDVARSRLQGWREALEKAGHEATDRLVTSADFTGEGGAAAMRSLLERVPELDAVFVASDVMAAGALAELRRQGRRVPDDVAVVGFDDSIIARHTNPPLTTVRQPVEELGAMIARILLEEIGDPERPRRRVTLPTELVVRESS; encoded by the coding sequence ATGGGGGAGAGGCAACGCCCGACCATCATTACCGTGGCCGCGCGCGCCGGTGTCGGACGCACCACGGTTTCACGAGTCATCAACGGCTCCGAACTCGTCAGTGAGAAGGCGAGGGCCGCCGTGCTCGCCGCCATTGCCGAGTTGAACTACGTCCCGAACTCGGTTGCCCGGGGGCTGAAGACGAGCAGGACGAACTCCGTGGCCCTGGTGATCCCCGAGTCGGAGAGCAGACTGGGCTCCGAGCCCTACTTCTCGGCGGTCATCCGCGGGGTCAGCACCGCCCTCGCGGAGACCCGCACGCAACTCCAACTGGTGCTGGTGCGCGACCAGGCCGAGCGGGACCAGCTCACCGAGTCGGTCGCGGAACGGCGTGTCGACGGCGTGCTCCTGGTCTCGGTGCACGAGCACGACCCGCTGCCCGGCTTGCTGGAGGACATGGGGCTGCCCACGGTGCTCGCCGGACGCCGTTCCTCCGACGAGTCGCTCAGCCATGTGCACTCCGACAACGCGGGGGGAGCCGCGGCGGCCGTCAACCACCTCCTCGCGCGGGGGCGGCGCACCGTCGCCACCATCAGTGGACCGCTCGACATGGACGTGGCGCGCAGCAGGCTCCAGGGCTGGCGCGAGGCCCTCGAGAAGGCGGGCCACGAGGCCACGGACCGACTCGTGACCTCGGCCGACTTCACCGGGGAGGGCGGCGCGGCGGCGATGCGTTCACTCCTTGAACGAGTCCCCGAGCTCGACGCCGTCTTCGTCGCCTCGGACGTCATGGCTGCGGGGGCTCTGGCGGAGCTGCGCAGGCAGGGGAGGCGGGTCCCCGACGACGTGGCCGTGGTCGGATTCGACGACTCCATCATTGCCCGGCACACCAATCCGCCCCTCACCACCGTGCGTCAGCCCGTCGAGGAGCTCGGCGCCATGATCGCCCGCATCCTCCTGGAGGAGATCGGCGATCCCGAGAGACCGCGTCGGCGCGTCACGCTTCCCACTGAGCTCGTCGTACGCGAATCGTCGTAG
- a CDS encoding CPBP family intramembrane glutamic endopeptidase: MELTLAWHTALLLFAKVILPPLAPSWFPGLGATVVNAICLAGVWCVLWRWGWLRVSGTATLGRPRRWWLAAPMLLIAGSYALAGLDGSTTVVVSSLVSLLWVGLNEEVCSRGLVQQTLAPLGPLRAATGVAVLFGAGHLQNYLFFGAPLDDTLWQMLSAGLFGFACAGLRFAIGSVWPMVLVHALDDFFQIRSPGAAPDGWQVAVYVFHAAFGWWLLRRYGSGDTLPSQGAVVADDDERPEEAGALD, translated from the coding sequence GTGGAGTTGACGCTCGCCTGGCACACCGCGCTCCTGCTGTTCGCCAAGGTGATCCTGCCCCCGCTGGCACCGTCATGGTTCCCCGGCCTGGGTGCGACCGTGGTCAACGCGATCTGTCTCGCCGGAGTCTGGTGCGTGCTGTGGCGGTGGGGATGGCTGCGGGTGTCCGGGACCGCCACCCTCGGCCGTCCCCGCCGCTGGTGGCTGGCCGCGCCGATGCTGCTGATCGCCGGTTCGTACGCGCTGGCCGGGCTCGACGGCAGTACGACGGTGGTCGTCAGCTCCTTGGTGTCCCTGCTGTGGGTGGGCCTCAACGAGGAGGTCTGCAGCCGTGGCCTCGTCCAGCAGACCCTCGCCCCGCTCGGCCCGTTGCGTGCGGCCACCGGCGTCGCCGTGCTCTTCGGTGCCGGGCACCTGCAGAACTACCTTTTCTTCGGCGCCCCGTTGGACGACACACTGTGGCAGATGCTGTCCGCCGGACTGTTCGGCTTCGCCTGCGCGGGCCTGCGCTTCGCGATCGGTTCGGTCTGGCCGATGGTGCTCGTCCACGCGCTCGACGACTTCTTCCAGATCCGCTCTCCGGGCGCTGCCCCGGACGGGTGGCAGGTGGCGGTGTACGTCTTTCACGCCGCGTTCGGCTGGTGGCTGCTGCGCCGCTACGGCAGCGGGGACACTCTCCCGTCCCAGGGAGCCGTGGTCGCGGACGACGACGAGCGCCCCGAGGAGGCCGGGGCGCTCGACTGA
- a CDS encoding YdcF family protein has product MRRRTGLAVAGAVALAWGEWLNWRWSRTLVGSGEGNSEAVVVLGYRNPQPSANFINRWRVRAGIRSIAEDTTPNTRVIFTGGVTGGCAAEAQLMADYAKSVLRFDGTVLLEDQSATTWENVTNVIPLLEDVDRIKIASQPAHALKARAYLRRRRPDLAQKLVRADDYRFGEWTFAKPLLALYGLWTLRGLVPEERRISS; this is encoded by the coding sequence ATGCGACGAAGGACAGGACTCGCGGTGGCCGGAGCCGTGGCGCTGGCTTGGGGCGAGTGGTTGAACTGGCGCTGGTCCCGAACCCTCGTGGGCAGCGGCGAGGGCAACTCCGAAGCCGTCGTCGTGCTGGGCTACCGCAACCCCCAGCCGTCGGCGAACTTCATCAACCGCTGGCGGGTCCGGGCCGGCATCCGCTCCATTGCCGAGGACACGACGCCCAACACCCGCGTGATCTTCACCGGCGGGGTGACCGGCGGCTGCGCCGCGGAGGCCCAACTGATGGCCGACTACGCGAAGTCGGTGCTCCGGTTCGACGGCACGGTGCTTCTGGAGGACCAGAGCGCGACGACATGGGAGAACGTCACGAACGTGATCCCGCTGCTCGAGGACGTCGACCGCATCAAGATCGCTTCGCAGCCGGCTCACGCGCTCAAGGCGCGCGCGTACCTGCGGCGCCGACGACCCGATCTCGCTCAGAAGCTCGTGCGAGCGGACGACTACCGTTTCGGCGAGTGGACGTTCGCCAAACCACTGCTGGCTCTGTACGGGCTCTGGACACTCCGCGGTCTGGTGCCCGAGGAACGAAGGATCTCCTCATAG
- a CDS encoding alpha/beta hydrolase, which yields MRVLSRTSLGGVIEQLFTLDEIPGVLWTPEDARGTRPLILMGHGGGQHKKAPGILARARRFAAEGGFAVAAIDVPYHGERPTDEEFDRLATEYRAHAAAGADTAELDTALYRLVVGQTVTDWRAVLTAVQRLDHVGAGPVGYWGVSLGCALGMPFIAAEPCVRAAVLGLQGSPELTGTAAQVTVPVQFLVQWDDELMPREQSLALFDALGSAEKTLHANPGKHGDLPRFEWDDSLRFFARHLG from the coding sequence GTGCGCGTGCTCTCCAGAACGTCGCTGGGCGGCGTGATCGAACAGCTCTTCACCCTCGACGAGATCCCCGGCGTGCTGTGGACACCGGAAGACGCGCGCGGCACCCGCCCCCTGATCCTGATGGGCCACGGCGGCGGACAGCACAAAAAGGCCCCCGGCATCCTGGCCCGCGCACGTCGCTTCGCCGCCGAAGGCGGGTTCGCGGTCGCCGCGATCGACGTGCCGTACCACGGCGAGCGGCCGACGGACGAGGAGTTCGACCGGCTCGCGACCGAGTACCGGGCGCATGCGGCCGCCGGAGCGGACACTGCTGAGCTGGACACCGCCCTGTACAGGCTGGTGGTCGGGCAGACCGTCACGGACTGGCGGGCGGTCCTGACCGCGGTCCAGCGACTCGACCACGTCGGCGCCGGACCGGTGGGCTACTGGGGCGTGTCACTGGGCTGCGCGCTCGGAATGCCGTTCATCGCCGCAGAGCCTTGCGTCCGCGCCGCGGTGCTGGGCCTCCAAGGGTCGCCCGAGCTGACCGGGACCGCCGCGCAGGTCACCGTGCCGGTGCAGTTCCTGGTCCAGTGGGACGATGAGCTGATGCCGCGTGAACAGAGCCTGGCGTTGTTCGACGCCCTCGGTTCAGCCGAGAAGACACTGCACGCCAACCCCGGCAAGCACGGAGATCTGCCGCGGTTCGAGTGGGACGACTCGCTACGGTTCTTCGCCCGGCATCTGGGCTGA
- a CDS encoding SLC13 family permease, with protein sequence MNTQLAETLSVALLVMVLACAIVRPFGWPEAVVAVPAAVLVVATGAISWDTALDEVEQLAPVVGFLAAVLVLAQLCDEDGLFHACGAWMARTAAGRPRRLLVQVFLAASVITAVLSLDATVVLLTPVVFATAARIGARPKPHVYACTHLSNTASLLLPVSNLTNLLAFNTSGLSFTRFAALMALPWVAAIGVEYLIFRRFFAADLDAGAQAAFAGEPPPLPMFALVTVGCTLAGFVLTSAIGIDPAWAALAGALALAVRALIRRRSTPRALLSAASVPFLAFVLALGIVVRAVVDNGLDKALGQLIPSGTGLLELLAVAALAAVLANVINNLPAVLVLLPLTAPLGPGAVLAVLLGVNIGPNLTYAGSLATLLWRRIVHAHDGEVGLKEFTRLGVYAVPASLAAAVLALWGSLAVIGGG encoded by the coding sequence CTGAACACCCAGCTCGCGGAGACTCTGTCCGTGGCCCTGCTCGTGATGGTGCTGGCCTGTGCGATCGTCCGCCCCTTCGGTTGGCCGGAGGCGGTGGTGGCCGTCCCCGCGGCGGTCCTGGTCGTCGCCACCGGGGCGATCTCGTGGGACACCGCGCTGGACGAGGTCGAACAGCTCGCTCCCGTCGTCGGCTTCCTGGCGGCGGTGCTCGTACTGGCCCAGCTCTGCGACGAGGACGGGCTGTTCCACGCGTGCGGGGCGTGGATGGCGCGCACGGCGGCCGGCCGCCCACGGCGTCTGCTGGTCCAGGTGTTCCTGGCGGCGTCGGTCATCACGGCGGTGCTCAGCCTGGACGCCACGGTGGTACTGCTGACACCGGTGGTGTTCGCCACCGCGGCCCGGATCGGCGCGCGCCCCAAACCGCATGTCTACGCCTGTACCCATCTGTCGAACACGGCCTCACTGCTGCTGCCGGTCTCGAACCTGACCAACCTGCTGGCGTTCAACACGAGTGGGCTGAGTTTCACCCGGTTCGCCGCCCTCATGGCACTGCCCTGGGTGGCCGCGATCGGCGTCGAGTATCTGATCTTCCGCCGCTTCTTCGCCGCCGACCTGGATGCCGGGGCGCAGGCCGCTTTCGCGGGCGAGCCGCCGCCGCTTCCGATGTTCGCGCTGGTGACCGTGGGATGCACGCTGGCCGGATTCGTGCTGACCTCGGCCATCGGCATCGACCCGGCCTGGGCGGCCCTGGCCGGCGCACTGGCCCTCGCCGTCAGAGCCCTGATCCGACGCCGCAGCACCCCGCGAGCCTTGCTGAGCGCCGCCTCCGTGCCTTTCCTCGCCTTCGTGCTGGCGCTCGGGATCGTGGTACGGGCAGTCGTGGACAACGGGCTCGACAAGGCTCTGGGACAACTGATCCCCAGCGGCACCGGGCTGCTGGAACTGCTCGCCGTCGCCGCGTTGGCCGCCGTCCTCGCCAACGTGATCAACAACCTGCCCGCGGTACTCGTGCTGCTGCCGCTGACCGCCCCCCTGGGTCCCGGCGCAGTCCTCGCCGTACTGCTCGGGGTGAACATCGGCCCCAACCTCACCTATGCGGGTTCGCTGGCCACTCTGCTGTGGCGGCGTATCGTCCATGCCCACGACGGCGAGGTCGGGTTGAAGGAGTTCACCCGGCTCGGCGTGTACGCGGTACCGGCGAGCCTCGCGGCCGCGGTGCTGGCACTGTGGGGCTCACTGGCCGTGATCGGAGGAGGCTGA
- a CDS encoding universal stress protein has translation MAVVVWIVEGNWPACVDAARALAPADADVVLLHVTPADVSGAAHGAFAGLLGRGHPQRDPGTRLEQLAAASAQELLQAAADRLGRPSTRVERTGRLEREVVAAAEGADLLILARDGDRNRLGPRSLGPASRFVVDHAPCQVLLVWPEPPPGLPTMPPPPPHP, from the coding sequence ATGGCTGTGGTCGTCTGGATCGTCGAGGGCAACTGGCCCGCCTGCGTGGACGCCGCCCGCGCCCTCGCCCCGGCGGACGCCGACGTCGTCCTGCTGCACGTCACCCCGGCGGACGTGTCGGGTGCCGCGCACGGCGCCTTCGCCGGGCTGCTCGGCCGCGGTCACCCCCAGCGGGATCCGGGCACGCGTCTGGAACAGCTCGCCGCCGCCTCCGCGCAGGAACTGCTCCAGGCCGCTGCCGATCGGCTGGGGCGCCCGAGTACGCGTGTCGAACGCACCGGACGCCTGGAGCGCGAGGTCGTCGCCGCGGCCGAGGGCGCCGATCTGCTGATCCTGGCCCGCGACGGCGACCGCAACCGTCTCGGGCCGCGCAGCCTGGGCCCGGCCAGCCGTTTCGTGGTCGACCATGCCCCCTGCCAGGTCCTGCTGGTCTGGCCGGAACCACCGCCGGGGCTGCCCACCATGCCGCCCCCGCCGCCTCATCCCTGA